A genome region from Primulina eburnea isolate SZY01 chromosome 9, ASM2296580v1, whole genome shotgun sequence includes the following:
- the LOC140840404 gene encoding uncharacterized protein, with amino-acid sequence MWKEIRRLREQLGSRAPAPKRGSPFSLTILEEGLPPNFRQSNVEEYDVHTDLEEHLGRFENAALLHQYLDGVRCRVFLGTLVRSAQQWFNTLQPSSIRSFEDFSAVFLHRFASCKRYQKNYLSLFVMKQQENETLREFVQRFNSAALEIPAATPDIMISAFTQGLRGGEFFKSLVKKPLLSYDDLLARAEKYVNLEDAQRYRRMESRTGGSRVEGAEKRGRKRGAGEREEDITSSRRQFSSHVPLDRIRDEVMEVRDPAGRWEKSRRVGCSARLPSRGRREGSSFRIRQRSRSPPRRGQGPPWINQRMGEQKGKVDVKMSLRSSWNRGVE; translated from the coding sequence ATGTGGAAGGAGATACGGAGGTTGAGGGAGCAGTTGGGAAGCAGAGCGCCGGCACCCAAGAGAGGAAGTCCTTTTTCACTAACCATTTTAGAAGAAGGGCTTCCTCCAAATTTTCGACAGTCGAATGTGGAAGAGTACGATGTACATACTGACCTCGAGGAACACTTGGGGAGGTTTGAGAATGCGGCTCTGTTGCACCAATATTTGGATGGAGTCAGGTGCAGGGTGTTTCTGGGCACGTTGGTGAGGTCAGCCCAGCAATGGTTTAACACTTTGCAGCCCAGCTCTATACGTTCTTTTGAGGACTTCTCAGCTGTCTTCTTGCACCGATTTGCTAGCTGCAAGAggtaccagaaaaattatttgagccTGTTCGTGATGAAACAGCAAGAGAATGAAACTTTGCGAGAATTTGTCCAGCGTTTCAACAGTGCAGCGCTGGAAATACCAGCGGCTACCcctgacatcatgataagtgccttCACACAAGGACTTAGGGGAGGGGAGTTTTTCAAGTCGCTGGTCAAGAAGCCTCTGTTGAGCTATGATGATCTGTTGGCTCGAGCGGAGAAATATGTAAACTTGGAAGATGCCCAACGGTACAGAAGGATGGAGAGCCGGACCGGAGGAAGTAGAGTTGAGGGAGCGGAGAAAAGAGGAAGGAAGAGGGGTGCAGGGGAAAGAGAAGAAGACATAACTAGTAGTAGAAGACAATTCTCATCCCATGTTCCCCTAGATAGGATTCGGGACGAGGTGATGGAGGTGAGGGATCCCGCGGGGAGGTGGGAGAAGTCGCGAAGGGTTGGGTGCAGTGCTAGATTGCCTTCACGGGGTAGACGAGAAGGATCCTCATTCAGGATTCGACAAAGGTCTCGCTCGCCCCCTAGGCGTGGTCAAGGCCCTCCATGGATAAATCAGAGGATGGGTGAGCAGAAGGGGAAGGTCGATGTCAAGATGTCCCTCAGGAGCTCGTGGAACCGAGGAGTGGAATGA
- the LOC140840681 gene encoding uncharacterized protein, which yields MIHMISGGATDGDSGRARKAHGRRLDNFEISRGADLPQDPVISFGPEDLRGVVTPHNDALVVTTTIANYDVARIFIDNGSFMNVLFKSTLDQMKMRGFEFEPVSTPLYGFAEHVILPLGQIVPPLSLGTDPRRVTKMIAFTVVDTPSAYSGILGRSALKDFRAVASSYHQKLKFPVGKGVGVLCGDQKVARCCYERIVKEEEKRGHEHSHGSLSSVLQL from the coding sequence atgattcatatgatctcggggggtgctactgatggaGACTCTGGGCGAGCTCGGAAGGCACATGGGAGAAGGTTGGATAACTTTGAGATATCTAGGGGTGCAGACTTACCACAAGACCCCGTCATCAGCTTTGGGCCGGAAGACCTCCGAGGCGTTGTGACTCCAcataacgatgccttggtggtAACGACCACCATTGCCAATTATGATGTGGCGAGaatatttattgataatggaagctTCATGAACGTCTTGTTCAAGAGCACGTTGGATCAAATGAAGATGAGAGGATTTGAGTTTGAGCCGGTATCCACCCCGCTGTATGGGTTTGCAGAACACGTCATCTTGCCTTTGGGTCAGATTGTTCCTCCCCTATCCTTGGGGACTGATCCTCGGCGGGTAACAAAGATGATAGCCTTCACTGTAGTAGATACCCCGTCGGCATATAGTGGAATTCTAGGACGATCAGCCCTGAAGGATTTTAGAGCAGTAGCTTCCAGTTATCATCAGAAGCTTAAGTTTCCTGTGGGAAAAGGAGTTGGAGTCCTGTGCGGGGACCAAAAAGTCGCACGTTGTTGTTATGAAAGAATCGTGaaggaagaagaaaagagaggTCACGAGCATTCGCATGGAAGCTTGAGCTCAGTCTTGCAGTTGTAG